In Desulfuromonas sp. KJ2020, a single window of DNA contains:
- a CDS encoding copper resistance system multicopper oxidase: MSQGNYVSRRRFIQGVGSAFFLAGLQATWPLPLWARPNHWGLDGLPSARDRYDLTIGYSPIVIDGREGTATGINGTVPGPLVRLREGDEVTLNVTNALMDTEHSSIHWHGILVPFPMDGVPGVNFAGIPPGETYTYRYKLVQSGTYWYHSHSFLQEQSGTYGPLIIDPRDGEPWPYDQDYVVVLSDWSFEKPETLFRNLNLLGHYYNYQQRTLGDLTRDIRQGGFKETMDERLAWGKMRMSPVDLADVTGAAYTYLMNGNSPDMNWTGLFNPGETVRLRFINASAMSNFDVRIPGLDMDVVMADGKAVRPVTVQEFRIGVAETYDVLVRPREDRPFTLFAESIDRSGYARGTLSPEPGLSAPVPPLRKRPVRRLQDIGMGMMVGEMKNGAMGGGHGGHGGHGEMGTKEDPRIPGPNGPQPFVPDRKTSVNVAMTIPNPRYRLDEPGLGLGHDDWRVLTYEDLTSDEPPAYADTPEREMTIHITANMERYMFSFDGLKYSEHPGPYLFRHNERLRLFLVNHTMMDHPIHLHGMWMQLENGADRLPYKHTILVKPGEVVSALITPIEKGDWAFHCHLLFHMEAGMFQVVRVS; encoded by the coding sequence ATGAGCCAGGGAAACTATGTATCTCGCCGCCGTTTCATTCAGGGGGTGGGGTCCGCCTTTTTTCTTGCCGGGTTGCAGGCCACCTGGCCGCTTCCCCTCTGGGCCCGACCAAACCACTGGGGTCTTGATGGCCTGCCCTCGGCGCGGGACCGCTACGATCTGACCATTGGTTATTCCCCGATTGTCATCGACGGCCGCGAAGGGACGGCAACCGGCATCAATGGCACGGTGCCTGGTCCCCTCGTGCGGCTGCGTGAAGGGGATGAGGTCACCCTGAACGTCACCAACGCCCTGATGGACACGGAACACTCCTCCATTCACTGGCACGGGATATTGGTGCCCTTTCCCATGGATGGCGTGCCGGGGGTCAATTTCGCCGGCATTCCGCCTGGGGAGACCTACACCTATCGTTACAAGCTCGTCCAGTCGGGAACCTACTGGTATCACAGCCACTCCTTCCTGCAGGAACAGTCGGGCACCTACGGCCCCCTTATCATCGATCCCAGGGACGGCGAGCCCTGGCCCTATGATCAGGACTACGTCGTGGTGCTTTCCGACTGGTCCTTTGAGAAGCCGGAGACACTCTTCCGGAATCTCAATCTGCTGGGCCACTATTACAATTATCAGCAGCGCACCCTGGGGGATTTGACCCGGGACATTCGTCAGGGCGGTTTCAAGGAGACCATGGACGAACGCCTGGCCTGGGGGAAGATGCGCATGAGCCCGGTGGATCTGGCCGATGTGACGGGAGCAGCGTACACCTACCTGATGAACGGCAACAGCCCGGATATGAACTGGACGGGACTGTTCAACCCCGGCGAAACGGTGCGTCTGCGTTTTATCAACGCCTCGGCCATGAGCAACTTCGATGTGCGCATCCCCGGCCTCGACATGGACGTGGTCATGGCCGACGGCAAGGCGGTCAGGCCCGTGACCGTGCAGGAATTTCGCATTGGCGTGGCGGAGACCTACGATGTGCTGGTACGCCCTCGGGAAGATCGTCCCTTCACCCTCTTCGCCGAATCCATCGATCGCAGTGGGTATGCCCGCGGCACGCTTTCACCGGAGCCTGGTCTGTCGGCGCCGGTGCCACCGCTACGCAAGCGGCCCGTGCGCCGACTGCAGGATATCGGCATGGGTATGATGGTCGGTGAGATGAAGAACGGTGCGATGGGTGGAGGGCATGGAGGCCATGGCGGGCATGGAGAAATGGGCACAAAAGAGGATCCGCGCATTCCCGGACCGAACGGACCGCAGCCGTTTGTCCCCGACCGAAAGACCTCCGTCAATGTGGCCATGACCATTCCCAATCCCCGCTACCGCCTCGACGAACCTGGACTCGGTCTCGGTCACGATGACTGGCGGGTTCTCACCTATGAAGACCTGACCTCTGACGAGCCGCCGGCATATGCCGATACGCCCGAGCGGGAAATGACCATCCATATCACGGCCAACATGGAGCGCTACATGTTCTCCTTCGATGGCCTGAAATACTCCGAACATCCCGGTCCCTATCTGTTCCGTCACAACGAACGCCTGCGCCTGTTTCTGGTGAATCACACCATGATGGATCATCCGATTCACCTGCACGGTATGTGGATGCAGCTGGAAAACGGGGCCGACCGGCTGCCTTACAAGCACACCATTCTGGTTAAGCCGGGTGAAGTTGTCTCCGCCCTGATCACGCCCATTGAAAAAGGGGACTGGGCGTTTCACTGTCATCTGCTTTTTCACATGGAAGCGGGCATGTTTCAGGTTGTGCGGGTGAGCTGA
- a CDS encoding porin family protein — protein sequence MKPLVRLSVIFALLLAFIPVSGFAASNEELERRLDLITEELQKLKNESAVEDAEYSSTFGYGPAASKVYKLNQGLSIGGYGEGQFKNYTSDKGDKIDQADMLRAILYFGYKFTDNIILNTEIEIEHADEIYVEMASLDFLLHDKINLRGGLLLAPVGLTNELHEPTLFHGVDRPLVERQVIPSTWREMGVGAFGSLTDKIDYKLYVMNGFDGQDFTAQGLRGGRQKASQTKAEDWALVGRLDYEPILGLNIGGSFYLGDSGQGQVVDLSNREADVFTEIYEIHSQYKVRGLELKALASQVKIDDAEAVGADVPDEIFAYYGEAAYNILPHLVQGTSHYLAPFVRYENLDYDGNNEDVELLVTGLSYKPIPNVVIKADYSNFDKKDGVRADELNIGFGYIF from the coding sequence ATGAAACCTTTAGTCCGCCTGTCTGTTATTTTTGCCCTGCTTCTGGCCTTTATTCCGGTCAGCGGCTTTGCCGCCAGCAACGAAGAGCTGGAGCGTCGCCTGGACCTGATCACCGAAGAGCTGCAGAAACTCAAAAACGAATCGGCCGTAGAAGACGCCGAATACAGCTCGACCTTCGGCTATGGGCCGGCGGCCTCCAAAGTGTACAAGCTCAACCAGGGCCTTTCCATTGGTGGCTATGGCGAAGGCCAGTTCAAAAACTACACCAGCGACAAGGGAGACAAAATCGATCAGGCGGATATGCTGCGCGCCATTCTTTATTTCGGCTACAAATTCACCGACAATATCATCCTGAACACGGAAATCGAGATTGAACACGCTGACGAGATCTATGTCGAAATGGCCAGCCTCGATTTTCTGCTGCATGACAAGATCAACCTGCGCGGCGGCCTGTTGCTGGCGCCGGTGGGCCTCACCAACGAACTGCACGAACCCACCCTCTTTCATGGCGTGGATCGTCCGCTGGTCGAACGACAGGTTATTCCGTCCACCTGGCGGGAGATGGGCGTCGGTGCCTTCGGCAGCCTGACGGACAAAATCGATTACAAGCTCTATGTCATGAACGGTTTTGACGGGCAGGATTTTACCGCCCAGGGTTTGCGCGGCGGACGCCAGAAAGCTTCCCAAACCAAGGCAGAAGACTGGGCCCTGGTGGGCCGCCTCGATTACGAACCCATCCTCGGCCTGAACATTGGCGGCAGCTTCTACCTGGGCGATTCGGGTCAGGGGCAGGTTGTCGACCTCAGCAACCGTGAGGCCGATGTCTTCACCGAGATCTACGAGATTCACTCACAGTACAAAGTGCGCGGCCTTGAGCTCAAGGCCCTCGCCTCTCAGGTCAAGATCGATGACGCCGAGGCCGTCGGAGCCGATGTCCCCGACGAGATCTTCGCCTATTACGGGGAGGCCGCCTACAATATTCTGCCCCACCTCGTCCAGGGCACCAGCCATTACCTCGCCCCTTTCGTGCGCTACGAGAATCTCGATTACGACGGCAACAACGAGGATGTGGAACTGCTGGTGACGGGTCTCAGCTACAAGCCGATCCCCAACGTGGTTATCAAGGCCGACTACAGCAACTTCGACAAGAAGGACGGCGTCCGCGCCGACGAGCTCAACATCGGCTTCGGCTACATTTTCTAA
- a CDS encoding anaerobic C4-dicarboxylate transporter gives MLYIQFLFLLMMLYIGSRFGGMGLGVVSGIGLAIEVFVFKMPPTSPPVTVMLIILAVVTCASVLEAAGGLRYMLQIAERLLRSRPKLITLLGPLVTYTMTVMLGTGHAVYSIMPIIGDVALKNGIRPERPMAAASVASQLGITASPISAAVVFYLTQLSGLAPDLTLLSILGVTIPATFIGLLAMVAYSMRRGVELDKDPEYQRRLQDPHWGAEIKASAATTLGEKLPAAARNSVLLFLLALVSIVIIAMVPEIRTLQPGGKPIKXDVIIQMMMLAFGGIILLVTRIKAAKVSDGVVFKQGMVAAIAIFGIAWMSDTYFQFAMPSFKAGITEMVNNFPWTFALAMFAVSVVINSQAATCIMMLPVGLALGLSPALLIAIMPSSYGYFFIPNYPSDIATINFDISGTTKIGKFYFNHSFMMPGFFAVVTACIVGYGLAMVLI, from the coding sequence ATGCTCTACATTCAATTTCTCTTTCTGCTGATGATGCTCTACATCGGCAGCCGTTTCGGCGGCATGGGGCTGGGAGTGGTTTCCGGCATCGGCCTGGCCATCGAAGTCTTCGTCTTCAAGATGCCGCCGACCAGCCCGCCCGTCACCGTCATGCTCATCATTCTGGCCGTGGTTACCTGCGCTTCGGTGCTCGAAGCTGCGGGCGGCCTCCGCTACATGCTGCAGATTGCCGAGCGTCTGCTGCGTTCGCGGCCCAAACTCATCACCCTGCTGGGCCCCCTGGTCACCTACACCATGACGGTCATGCTCGGCACCGGCCACGCCGTCTATTCCATCATGCCGATTATCGGCGATGTCGCCCTGAAAAACGGCATTCGTCCAGAACGCCCCATGGCGGCAGCCTCCGTGGCCTCGCAGCTCGGCATCACTGCCAGTCCCATTTCGGCCGCCGTCGTCTTTTACCTGACCCAACTCTCCGGTCTGGCTCCCGACCTGACGCTGCTCTCCATCCTCGGGGTGACCATTCCGGCGACCTTTATCGGTCTGCTGGCCATGGTGGCCTACAGCATGCGTCGCGGGGTCGAGTTGGACAAGGATCCCGAGTACCAGCGCCGCCTCCAGGATCCCCATTGGGGAGCTGAAATCAAGGCGAGCGCCGCCACGACCCTCGGGGAGAAGCTGCCTGCCGCCGCCCGTAATTCGGTGCTGCTCTTTTTGCTGGCTCTGGTCTCTATCGTCATCATTGCCATGGTGCCGGAAATCCGCACCCTGCAGCCTGGCGGCAAACCGATCAAGATKGATGTCATTATCCAGATGATGATGCTCGCCTTTGGTGGCATCATCCTGCTGGTGACCCGCATCAAGGCCGCCAAGGTTTCCGACGGCGTCGTGTTCAAGCAGGGGATGGTGGCGGCCATCGCCATCTTCGGTATCGCCTGGATGAGCGACACCTATTTCCAGTTCGCCATGCCCAGCTTCAAAGCGGGCATCACCGAGATGGTCAACAATTTCCCCTGGACCTTCGCCCTCGCCATGTTTGCCGTCTCGGTCGTCATCAACAGCCAGGCCGCGACCTGCATCATGATGCTGCCGGTGGGGCTGGCTCTTGGATTGTCGCCGGCCCTGCTCATTGCCATCATGCCATCGAGCTACGGCTACTTTTTCATCCCCAACTATCCCTCCGATATCGCCACCATCAACTTCGATATCTCGGGAACGACGAAGATCGGCAAATTCTACTTTAACCACAGTTTCATGATGCCGGGGTTTTTCGCGGTGGTGACGGCCTGCATTGTCGGCTACGGCCTGGCGATGGTGCTGATCTGA
- a CDS encoding cation transporter: MKFRVALLAVTLTVLAATATIAFRPSLFPKHGALAEYAVSNLTCGSCVENIRNALSQTEGIEEVEVSVATGRSRVVFDPDEIEPVRIAEIMGSAGYPSKLQYVLSSDEYEGQQEEEGRLAERFVARIGDRLIPRAEFQAELDLLGQSRPDGETQSLGQVAWERLLQREVLLAEAERQGLVVSDQEVSLEVDGMKEKVDNFEALILKRYDSLEAFQSAVKRNLLFERLFEKAVPTANNDPAARNLALQKWYSELLARCPVTIYDSSLKSTAQNAGGCGGACCG, translated from the coding sequence ATGAAATTTCGTGTCGCTCTCCTAGCCGTCACTCTGACCGTCCTGGCTGCCACCGCCACCATTGCCTTTCGTCCCTCTTTGTTCCCTAAACATGGAGCCCTGGCCGAGTATGCCGTTTCCAATCTCACGTGCGGTTCCTGCGTTGAAAATATTCGCAACGCCTTGAGTCAAACCGAGGGGATTGAAGAGGTCGAGGTCAGTGTGGCAACGGGCCGCAGCCGCGTCGTTTTTGACCCGGATGAAATCGAACCGGTGCGGATTGCGGAGATCATGGGTTCGGCCGGTTATCCGTCCAAACTGCAATATGTGTTGTCTTCTGACGAATACGAGGGTCAGCAGGAAGAAGAGGGTCGTTTAGCCGAGCGCTTCGTTGCCCGCATCGGCGATCGGTTGATCCCCCGGGCGGAGTTCCAGGCTGAGCTGGACCTTCTTGGCCAGTCACGACCCGATGGGGAAACCCAGAGCCTTGGCCAGGTCGCCTGGGAAAGGCTGCTGCAGAGAGAAGTTCTGCTCGCCGAAGCTGAACGGCAGGGCCTTGTCGTATCCGACCAGGAAGTCAGCCTCGAAGTCGACGGGATGAAGGAGAAGGTGGACAACTTCGAGGCCTTGATTCTGAAGCGCTACGACAGCCTGGAAGCATTCCAGAGCGCGGTCAAGAGGAATCTCCTTTTCGAACGTCTGTTCGAAAAGGCTGTTCCGACCGCTAATAACGATCCTGCGGCACGCAATCTTGCCCTGCAGAAATGGTACAGCGAACTGCTCGCCCGCTGCCCGGTCACCATTTATGACTCTAGTCTCAAGAGCACTGCCCAGAACGCCGGCGGCTGCGGCGGGGCCTGCTGTGGTTGA
- a CDS encoding methyltransferase domain-containing protein — MKQYAPGRDDEVTSLHEERLEKIVQVLRQHRAETVLDLGCGAGELLARLASEPAFRQIVGLDISPAALSTARDLLERLGHPADGRRLSLSHASFTEASDDFRGFDAAVMLETLEHIDPQRLSVLEKAVFGHFRPRLVMVTTPNREYNVLHGLPQGTLRHRDHRFEWDRARFRQWATGVAGRHGYQVTFDAIGPVDPLYGSSTQMAVFSCH; from the coding sequence ATGAAACAATACGCCCCCGGACGCGATGATGAGGTGACGTCCCTGCATGAGGAACGCCTGGAAAAGATCGTGCAGGTTCTACGACAGCACCGGGCCGAAACGGTGCTGGATTTAGGCTGCGGCGCGGGCGAACTGCTGGCCCGACTGGCCTCGGAGCCAGCCTTCCGCCAGATAGTCGGTCTCGATATTTCGCCGGCAGCCCTAAGCACCGCCCGGGATTTGCTTGAGCGTCTCGGCCATCCGGCCGATGGCAGGCGCCTCAGCCTCAGTCATGCCTCCTTTACCGAGGCTTCGGATGATTTCCGTGGTTTCGATGCCGCGGTGATGCTCGAAACCCTTGAACATATCGACCCCCAGCGACTCTCCGTTCTGGAGAAGGCGGTCTTTGGGCATTTTCGTCCCCGGCTGGTCATGGTGACCACGCCCAACCGGGAATACAATGTCCTGCATGGGCTGCCCCAGGGCACCTTGCGGCATCGCGACCATCGCTTCGAATGGGACCGGGCCAGATTTCGCCAGTGGGCGACGGGCGTCGCCGGTCGCCACGGGTACCAGGTCACTTTCGACGCCATCGGTCCGGTCGATCCCTTATACGGCAGCTCCACCCAGATGGCTGTCTTTTCCTGCCACTAG
- a CDS encoding GSU3529 family protein yields the protein MDVMNSLQQAVKRAQDQNELPDFLAARILRIAGQPDRYRALQADIERLIDQLADYDTYGQTGYLGMGVNNVILEKTIERLEEKAARS from the coding sequence ATGGATGTTATGAACAGCCTGCAGCAGGCCGTAAAGCGGGCTCAGGACCAAAACGAGCTGCCGGATTTCCTGGCTGCAAGAATTCTGCGTATAGCCGGACAGCCAGACCGGTACAGGGCGCTGCAGGCCGATATAGAGCGTCTCATCGATCAGTTGGCCGATTACGATACCTACGGGCAGACCGGCTACTTGGGCATGGGGGTCAACAACGTCATCCTGGAAAAAACCATCGAGCGGCTGGAAGAGAAGGCGGCCAGATCATGA
- the dmeF gene encoding CDF family Co(II)/Ni(II) efflux transporter DmeF has translation MNRHEQTAERLAHSHEYTEINPGNERRTLWVILLTLVTMAVEIVAGHLTGSMALLADGWHMGTHAFALGITYAAYRLARRHSDSEYFSFGTGKFGVLAGYTSALFLGLAGLWMIVESIQRLLNPVTIAFNEAIGITLIGLIVNVASVMILHTAEEGHQHDHADGPHEPAQGGQHDHSYRAAYLHVIADALTSIFALVALLTGRFLGWTALDPVMGIVGGLLISRWAYQLIKTTAVILLDGGVTDTLKARARELIEADQESRVIDLHLWPIGSRDLALVASVVTGCGHTAEDYQNRLKTLPHVIHVSVEVHPCEDPDCSCSPTA, from the coding sequence ATGAATCGACACGAACAGACCGCCGAGCGTCTGGCCCACTCCCATGAATACACCGAGATCAATCCAGGCAATGAGCGACGAACCCTCTGGGTCATTCTGCTGACGCTTGTCACCATGGCGGTCGAGATTGTCGCCGGCCATCTGACAGGGTCGATGGCCCTGCTGGCCGATGGCTGGCACATGGGCACCCACGCCTTCGCCCTGGGGATCACCTACGCCGCCTATCGGCTGGCCCGACGGCACAGCGACTCCGAATATTTCTCCTTCGGCACCGGCAAATTCGGCGTGCTGGCCGGCTACACCAGCGCCCTGTTTCTGGGCCTGGCCGGTCTCTGGATGATCGTTGAATCGATCCAGCGTCTGCTGAACCCCGTGACCATTGCTTTCAATGAAGCAATCGGCATCACCCTGATCGGCCTGATCGTCAATGTCGCCAGCGTCATGATCCTGCACACTGCCGAAGAGGGCCATCAGCACGACCATGCTGACGGCCCGCATGAGCCCGCGCAGGGCGGTCAGCACGATCACAGCTACCGGGCCGCCTACCTGCACGTCATTGCCGATGCGCTCACCTCCATCTTCGCCCTGGTGGCCCTGCTGACCGGCCGCTTTCTGGGCTGGACGGCTCTCGATCCCGTCATGGGCATCGTCGGCGGCCTACTCATCAGCCGGTGGGCCTACCAGCTGATCAAGACAACTGCCGTGATCCTCCTCGATGGTGGCGTTACCGATACCTTGAAAGCCCGGGCCAGGGAACTGATCGAAGCCGACCAGGAAAGCCGCGTCATCGATCTGCACCTCTGGCCCATCGGCTCCCGGGACCTCGCCCTGGTCGCCTCCGTCGTCACCGGCTGCGGACACACCGCCGAGGACTATCAGAATCGATTAAAAACCCTGCCTCATGTTATTCATGTGAGTGTCGAGGTGCATCCCTGTGAAGACCCCGACTGCTCCTGTTCCCCGACTGCCTGA
- a CDS encoding copper resistance protein B, translating to MKRFVLLFVFAFLPALSLAADEKSGEPVTDYFPSDYSEAPSARPEGKGIVKYAEDGDSKGNFGRQPVHDNQLFATFKADRFEHQWKEHDVELFLWDVQGWIGEDYNKLYLKSEGEVLLEDSHPVEEADLELLYSRSLSKFWDVQFGFRQDFRPRPQRTFAALGIQGLAPYWFEVDATAYLSEDGDLSAALEAEYEVMLTQRLHVIPRLEMGLSLQDVPEYEQWQGITDLTLGARLRYQISRKLAPYVGVTWHRKIGETAHNLKKAGEDVDDLGAVAGVRFWF from the coding sequence ATGAAAAGATTCGTTTTATTGTTCGTGTTTGCCTTTTTGCCCGCTTTAAGCCTGGCCGCCGATGAAAAATCAGGAGAGCCCGTAACGGATTATTTTCCGTCGGATTATTCGGAGGCACCTTCTGCGCGCCCGGAAGGGAAAGGGATTGTCAAATATGCGGAAGACGGTGACTCGAAGGGGAATTTCGGCCGACAGCCGGTACACGACAACCAGCTCTTTGCCACCTTTAAGGCGGACCGTTTCGAACATCAGTGGAAAGAGCACGATGTCGAACTTTTTTTGTGGGATGTGCAGGGCTGGATTGGGGAGGACTACAACAAGCTTTACCTGAAAAGTGAGGGTGAGGTCCTGCTCGAAGACAGCCATCCCGTGGAGGAGGCTGACCTGGAGCTGCTGTACAGTCGCTCCCTTTCAAAATTCTGGGATGTGCAGTTCGGCTTCCGCCAGGACTTCCGGCCGCGGCCACAGCGAACCTTCGCCGCCTTGGGAATCCAGGGACTGGCCCCTTACTGGTTCGAAGTGGACGCCACCGCCTACCTGAGCGAGGACGGTGACCTGTCGGCTGCTCTGGAGGCCGAATACGAGGTCATGCTGACCCAGCGACTCCATGTCATCCCTCGACTGGAGATGGGGCTGTCGTTGCAGGATGTCCCCGAGTACGAGCAGTGGCAGGGGATAACGGATCTGACCCTCGGTGCCCGTCTCAGGTACCAGATCAGTCGGAAACTGGCCCCTTATGTGGGCGTTACCTGGCACCGCAAAATCGGCGAAACGGCCCATAACCTGAAAAAGGCGGGAGAAGATGTCGATGACCTGGGCGCCGTCGCCGGGGTGAGGTTCTGGTTCTAG
- a CDS encoding FMN-binding protein: MKTTIASLCLVLLLLFPDLSLAKAFMSKSEALKRAFPDADRVETVNLFLSTAEMEQVKKLSGLLPDSPIFTFYVGKKAEQTTGYAAIEAGVVRTLPETVMVVLNADGTVRFTEILAFFEPPEYLPAKRWLDQFSGIQLSPDLRVGGDIQAISGATLSAEAITRQVRKIAAVGSILLAEK; this comes from the coding sequence ATGAAAACAACCATTGCCTCACTCTGTCTGGTTCTTCTCCTGCTCTTTCCCGATCTGTCTTTAGCCAAGGCCTTCATGTCCAAGTCCGAGGCTCTCAAACGAGCGTTTCCCGATGCCGACCGGGTCGAGACGGTCAATCTCTTCCTGTCGACGGCAGAAATGGAACAGGTCAAAAAGCTCTCCGGCCTTCTTCCTGACTCCCCCATCTTCACCTTTTATGTGGGCAAGAAGGCAGAACAGACGACCGGCTATGCAGCCATCGAGGCCGGTGTCGTTCGCACCCTGCCGGAAACGGTGATGGTGGTGCTCAACGCGGATGGAACCGTCCGCTTCACGGAGATTCTGGCCTTTTTCGAACCGCCGGAATATCTGCCCGCCAAACGCTGGCTCGATCAGTTCAGCGGCATCCAGCTCTCGCCCGACCTGCGCGTCGGCGGCGATATCCAGGCGATTTCCGGTGCCACCCTGTCCGCCGAAGCGATCACCAGACAGGTCAGGAAGATCGCAGCGGTGGGCTCCATCCTCTTAGCGGAGAAATAA
- a CDS encoding LTA synthase family protein, translating into MSRTDRFVKLLGPLLPIAVFFLIALSFLSLTRLGLMAWKWERLMAVDGLWAVLGYGLRMDVVLLCYAVSLPTLVALLLPGRKTVLQVWRKILPTWLAVYTVIIVFMEAATPAFIDQYDSRPNRLFFEYLDHPKEVFATLWAAYKLPLLLAAVAVILLTWGAWSLSRGLVEKSHPWGLWRRLAVMPLIALVLLAGARSSFSHRPANLSTVAFCNDPLVNQLGVSSAYSLGYAVSRLQDESDSVRFYGKMPKEEVFRRVHQAMGLPETAFSSPEIPTLHRQLPGRIRQKPLNLVIILEESLGASYVQSLGGLPLTPELEKLSTKGLWFSQLYATGTRSIRGVEAVVTGFPPTPARSVVKLGLAQQNFFTLARLLKSQGYTSEFIYGGDSQFDNMRSFFLGNGFDRVIDEKQFTDWTFRGSWGVCDEDIFQRTHEELLAHGDQPFFTFVFSVSNHSPFEFPDGRIELYEQPKESRTNAVKYADYALGQFLAKARQAPYWDNTLFLVVADHEDRVFGDELVPIKYFHIPALILGADIVPGRYDKVASQLDLPPTLLSLMGIESSHPMPGRDLLQLPGDDPGRAIMQFGNNQAYMVGEKVVIHTPDKPARQYVYRQGRLEEATEEPELIRDALAEALWPAIAYRERRYRIQPMEPSKSPYAGSDRQNVRPPSRHG; encoded by the coding sequence ATGTCCCGAACCGATCGCTTCGTCAAGCTTCTGGGGCCACTTCTGCCGATCGCCGTTTTCTTCCTGATTGCTTTATCTTTTCTGAGTCTGACCCGGCTTGGACTCATGGCCTGGAAATGGGAACGCCTCATGGCCGTCGACGGTCTCTGGGCCGTTCTCGGCTACGGCCTGCGCATGGATGTCGTCCTGCTCTGCTACGCCGTTTCACTGCCGACCCTCGTCGCCCTGCTCTTACCCGGACGAAAAACCGTATTGCAGGTCTGGAGAAAAATACTGCCGACCTGGCTGGCGGTCTACACGGTGATCATCGTCTTTATGGAGGCGGCGACACCGGCTTTCATCGATCAGTACGACAGCCGTCCCAACCGCCTCTTCTTCGAGTATCTCGACCATCCGAAAGAGGTCTTCGCGACCCTTTGGGCCGCCTATAAACTACCCCTCCTGCTGGCGGCCGTTGCGGTGATCCTCCTGACCTGGGGAGCCTGGTCGCTGAGCCGCGGACTGGTTGAAAAGTCCCATCCCTGGGGGTTGTGGCGACGGCTGGCCGTCATGCCGCTGATTGCCCTGGTGCTGCTGGCCGGCGCCCGCTCCAGCTTCAGCCATCGCCCGGCCAACCTGAGCACGGTGGCTTTTTGCAACGACCCGCTGGTCAATCAGCTGGGCGTCAGTTCCGCCTATTCCCTGGGTTACGCTGTTTCCCGCCTGCAGGATGAATCAGACTCCGTGCGCTTTTATGGCAAGATGCCCAAAGAGGAGGTCTTCCGCCGCGTACACCAGGCCATGGGGCTACCGGAAACGGCTTTCAGCAGCCCGGAGATCCCCACCCTCCATCGTCAGCTTCCCGGTAGAATACGCCAAAAACCGCTCAATCTGGTCATTATTCTCGAAGAAAGCCTGGGGGCCAGCTATGTCCAGTCTCTTGGCGGCCTGCCACTGACACCGGAGTTGGAAAAGCTATCCACCAAGGGACTCTGGTTCAGCCAGCTCTATGCCACCGGCACCCGCTCCATCCGGGGCGTCGAAGCGGTCGTCACAGGTTTTCCGCCCACGCCGGCCCGCAGCGTGGTCAAACTAGGTCTGGCCCAGCAGAATTTCTTCACTCTGGCCCGCCTGCTGAAATCACAGGGCTACACGTCCGAGTTCATTTACGGCGGCGACAGCCAGTTTGACAATATGCGCAGCTTCTTCCTCGGCAACGGCTTCGACCGAGTCATCGACGAGAAACAGTTTACCGACTGGACCTTTCGCGGATCCTGGGGCGTCTGCGACGAGGACATCTTCCAGCGCACCCACGAGGAACTGCTGGCTCACGGGGACCAACCCTTCTTCACCTTCGTCTTCAGCGTCTCCAACCATTCCCCCTTCGAATTTCCCGACGGCCGCATCGAATTGTACGAGCAGCCGAAAGAATCCCGCACCAATGCCGTCAAATATGCCGATTATGCCCTGGGCCAGTTCTTGGCCAAGGCCCGGCAGGCTCCCTACTGGGACAATACCCTTTTTCTGGTGGTGGCCGACCACGAGGACCGGGTTTTCGGAGACGAGCTGGTTCCCATCAAATATTTCCATATCCCGGCCTTGATCCTCGGCGCCGATATCGTCCCCGGCCGTTATGACAAGGTGGCCAGCCAACTCGACCTTCCTCCCACCCTGCTCTCTCTCATGGGTATCGAGTCAAGTCACCCCATGCCCGGCCGTGATCTGCTGCAGCTGCCCGGCGACGACCCCGGACGGGCTATCATGCAGTTTGGCAACAACCAGGCGTATATGGTCGGAGAAAAGGTAGTGATTCACACGCCCGACAAGCCCGCCCGCCAGTATGTCTATCGCCAGGGCCGCCTGGAAGAGGCCACGGAAGAACCCGAGCTGATTCGAGACGCCCTGGCCGAAGCCTTGTGGCCTGCTATCGCCTACCGGGAACGGCGCTATCGGATCCAGCCGATGGAACCGTCGAAGTCCCCCTACGCCGGTAGTGACCGCCAAAACGTACGGCCACCCTCCCGGCATGGGTGA